The proteins below come from a single Chryseobacterium sp. MA9 genomic window:
- a CDS encoding DMT family transporter encodes MKKKNILKGVLFVGIGASIYGMLATFVKMAYHDGFTTSEVTTSQFVLGLTGLLILNLIQTLTSKQKLSLPNSKEVRMLLLAGTSLGGTSLFYYIAVQYINVSIAIVLLMQSVWFSVVVESILTKKLPNARKVISVVIVLLGTVLATNLINMEIELDWHGVFWGLMAAASYTLTMFTSNTLATHLPVFRKSIIMLAGGSVVVFAFLFFAQIGPMYFDGLKSLYLNFTENTEHIHSFNYSIFLTYGFVLALFGTIIPPILFNIGFPNAGLGLGSIVSSLELPVSVTMAFVLLGEKVFLIQWIGIALILFAIVLMNLPSKKVNEVSVAELS; translated from the coding sequence ATGAAGAAGAAAAATATACTAAAAGGTGTTTTATTTGTAGGGATTGGAGCTAGTATATACGGTATGTTGGCCACTTTTGTGAAAATGGCTTACCATGATGGTTTCACCACTTCGGAAGTAACTACTTCCCAGTTTGTATTAGGTTTGACGGGACTTTTGATTCTCAATCTTATTCAGACCTTAACCTCGAAGCAGAAATTATCGCTGCCAAATTCTAAAGAAGTCAGAATGTTGCTGCTTGCAGGAACTTCTTTAGGAGGAACAAGCTTATTCTATTATATTGCTGTACAGTATATCAATGTTTCAATTGCCATTGTACTATTGATGCAGTCGGTATGGTTCAGTGTAGTGGTGGAAAGTATTCTTACAAAAAAACTGCCCAATGCAAGAAAAGTAATTTCTGTGGTTATTGTATTACTGGGAACAGTTCTGGCAACAAATCTTATTAATATGGAGATAGAATTGGACTGGCATGGAGTCTTCTGGGGACTGATGGCTGCTGCTTCATATACCTTAACGATGTTCACTTCCAATACGTTGGCTACCCATCTTCCGGTTTTCAGAAAAAGTATTATCATGCTGGCTGGGGGCTCTGTAGTGGTTTTTGCATTTTTATTCTTTGCACAGATCGGACCTATGTATTTTGACGGTTTAAAATCATTATATCTGAATTTTACAGAAAATACAGAGCATATTCATTCATTCAATTATTCAATATTCCTGACATACGGATTTGTGCTGGCTCTTTTTGGAACCATTATTCCACCAATTTTATTCAATATTGGATTTCCAAATGCGGGATTGGGTCTGGGAAGTATTGTTTCATCACTGGAACTTCCGGTTTCTGTTACGATGGCCTTTGTTTTACTGGGTGAGAAAGTATTTCTGATCCAATGGATAGGAATTGCCCTGATCCTTTTTGCTATTGTTTTGATGAACTTACCTTCAAAAAAAGTAAACGAAGTTTCGGTGGCAGAATTGTCTTAA
- a CDS encoding alpha/beta fold hydrolase gives MKHFRNITAAFALIMSGFMFSQVKPLDAMLSDYKYPYEVHFLNFKSQGEELKMAYMDVHPQKPNGKTIMLLHGKNFNGAYWEKTAKDLSAKGFRVVIPDQIGFGKSSKPHAYQFSFSQLAENTKAVLDELKIDKAIILGHSMGGMVASRFTLLYPEKVQKLILENPIGLEDYKTFAAYQTIDQAYQSELKNTSETYKNYQLKFYYDNKWKEEYQPWLDLIAGWTLHKDYPQVAWDAALTSDMIYNQPVCYEFKNIKVPTLLIIGTRDRTAIGKDRAPKELQPKMGQYQELGKKTQHEIAGSKLVELDNVGHLPHIEVYPEFFEALYNFIQ, from the coding sequence ATGAAACATTTCAGAAATATAACAGCTGCTTTTGCATTGATAATGTCCGGTTTTATGTTTTCACAGGTAAAGCCTCTGGATGCAATGCTTTCTGACTATAAATATCCTTATGAAGTTCACTTTCTCAATTTTAAGTCTCAGGGCGAAGAGTTGAAAATGGCCTATATGGATGTTCACCCACAAAAGCCCAATGGGAAAACAATAATGCTTCTCCATGGAAAGAATTTCAACGGAGCGTACTGGGAGAAAACAGCAAAGGATTTGTCTGCTAAAGGATTCAGAGTAGTAATTCCTGATCAGATCGGATTTGGAAAATCGTCCAAACCCCATGCTTACCAGTTTTCTTTTTCACAGCTGGCGGAAAATACAAAAGCAGTTCTGGATGAATTAAAGATTGATAAAGCAATAATACTGGGGCATTCAATGGGAGGAATGGTAGCTTCCAGATTTACATTGCTGTATCCGGAGAAAGTACAGAAACTGATTCTTGAAAATCCAATCGGGCTTGAGGATTATAAAACGTTTGCAGCTTACCAGACAATTGATCAGGCATATCAATCTGAACTTAAAAATACATCGGAAACCTATAAAAACTACCAACTGAAATTCTATTATGATAACAAGTGGAAAGAAGAGTATCAGCCATGGCTTGATCTGATTGCAGGATGGACGCTTCATAAAGATTACCCTCAGGTAGCCTGGGATGCAGCTCTTACCTCGGATATGATCTACAATCAGCCGGTATGCTATGAATTTAAAAATATTAAAGTTCCTACACTGCTTATTATTGGAACAAGAGACAGAACCGCAATAGGGAAAGACAGAGCTCCCAAGGAACTTCAGCCGAAAATGGGACAATATCAGGAGCTAGGAAAGAAAACTCAACACGAAATTGCCGGTTCAAAGCTTGTAGAACTTGACAATGTAGGACATCTTCCTCATATAGAAGTATATCCTGAATTTTTTGAAGCCCTGTACAATTTTATACAATAA
- a CDS encoding MFS transporter, whose protein sequence is MKKTNPIWLLTILVMLPQFVETIYSPVLPMVQEQFQVKEESVTLTISLYFIAFALGVAFWGIQCDRIGRKKSLEYGLITYGIGTLTAIFAPNFMILLSARIISAFGISVGSIVTQTILRDTYDQNSISKVFSWIGIGLSVSPVIGMITGSVLAFSVGHQGVFITLCLLAGLFFILSRKKISETQHSVKEINMGILAGLLKRMLCDKAIIKCCLFIMSFNVLLFSYYSLAPFIFKEHHYSSYVFGYSSVILAGGTFAGAKLNRFLLLKNIPPKHLVKVSVISAFAASIFVWILTGTGIYFLIPYFFIVMAFSMAVPNILSTALIHYKNETGSAGALLGLIYYILIGVGLTSIGFIQNLGISCVIFSGIGVCALLFIDCKKQ, encoded by the coding sequence ATGAAAAAGACAAATCCTATCTGGCTGCTCACCATACTTGTAATGCTTCCTCAGTTTGTAGAAACCATTTACAGCCCGGTTTTGCCAATGGTTCAGGAACAGTTTCAGGTGAAAGAAGAATCTGTTACCCTAACGATCAGTTTATATTTTATTGCATTTGCTCTGGGAGTGGCATTTTGGGGAATACAATGTGACAGAATCGGAAGAAAAAAATCCCTTGAATATGGACTTATTACCTATGGAATCGGAACGCTGACGGCTATTTTCGCGCCCAATTTTATGATTCTCCTTAGTGCCAGGATTATTTCTGCATTTGGAATCTCCGTAGGCTCTATTGTAACACAAACGATTCTAAGAGACACTTATGATCAAAACAGTATCAGTAAAGTATTTTCCTGGATCGGAATTGGTTTATCTGTAAGTCCTGTAATAGGAATGATTACCGGATCAGTATTGGCTTTTTCTGTTGGACATCAGGGAGTTTTCATAACATTATGTCTGCTTGCAGGGTTGTTTTTTATTCTTTCCCGTAAGAAAATTTCAGAAACCCAACATTCAGTAAAAGAAATCAACATGGGTATTTTAGCAGGTTTATTAAAGAGAATGCTTTGTGACAAGGCCATCATAAAATGCTGCTTATTCATAATGAGTTTTAATGTCTTGTTGTTTTCTTACTATTCGCTGGCCCCATTTATCTTTAAAGAACATCATTACTCTTCATATGTTTTCGGATACAGCAGTGTTATATTGGCAGGCGGGACATTTGCAGGAGCAAAACTCAACAGATTCCTCTTATTGAAGAACATACCACCTAAACATTTAGTTAAAGTCAGTGTTATCTCAGCATTTGCTGCTTCTATTTTCGTATGGATTCTGACAGGTACAGGAATATATTTTTTAATCCCTTATTTTTTCATTGTGATGGCGTTCAGTATGGCAGTTCCAAATATTTTAAGCACTGCACTTATCCATTATAAAAATGAGACCGGAAGTGCCGGAGCATTGCTGGGACTGATTTATTATATCCTGATAGGTGTAGGGCTGACAAGCATTGGTTTTATACAGAATTTAGGGATCTCCTGTGTCATATTTTCGGGAATTGGAGTGTGTGCTTTACTATTCATTGATTGTAAGAAGCAATAA